The genome window ATGGTCTGATTCTCTTTCACAAGTGAGGATCTACACTGATAAGAACAATGGAGATTAAGGAATGTTTCTAGGGAAGAAAACAAAGCTGTAGACTTTTTACCCAAAATATCTTCTGATAGGAAGGAAGGTGCTCAGGTTTTTGACCAAGTCTCTGGGGAGCTCGTAGCTATTTTAAAGTTTGTTACAACAAGTGATGCTTTGGTTTCATAGTAGTTTGATGTAATTGTTTCTTTTATCTTTCAccaaaaaatatgtatatgtaatttttaatttttattcatcgAGTAAAAGGGTTGATCTCggtaatataaaattgaaaaaaaccaaattaattcgAGTTAGGTAAAAATCAATTCCAAATTTATTTGGataggatttaaataataaaggatTTAATGTACTTTAAGTAAAGTTTTATGTCCGAATTTTGTGAATGAAATACATAGTATTAAAAGAGTTTTGTTCTATTTAATGATTCGATTAAGCTCAACTTCAAATTTAATCAAGTCTAATATGATTGTGGaatattaaagaatttttaaaaaattaagcatTTTATTCTATATACTTATGTATCAAtcactttaaattaaaaaagaaaatacggAGGAGATCCTCTTACTTAGGGTAAGGAAGTTTTTTGTCGATAAGAACAACTAATAAGGTACTACATGATCATCAAACTTGCCTTACACCTTTCGACGCATATCTCTTGCATGTTTAGTATTCAAAAAACACTTCAGGTCACACTATACTCACTCAGAGACATCACAACAAGATAATAAACTCTTTaatcacattcaaatatacGTGCAAAAGGTCCACCATGACTCAACTACCTGTCCTCCACAAAACACTTGTTCAAAAGACTTACATCAGTCTATATAAACTCTTTCCACTTACTGAATCATTTCAAGACATTACTTTATTCCGACACTCAACcaaaattaactaaagaaccTTTCATTTCTCTACTAGttcatgtaaatatatttagACGACTCTCAACACTTCTATACGAATGGTTTTTAATCTTTTACCAATAGTATTacataaacttatatatttacatatatttttttgaacaatctgTTCATTTTGATACGATGCTTAGAACTATCCATAGTctctccccaacccataaataggaggataatgcgcttcagcacactcaaactcacgtcctcctgcattgccaacaatactcataccaatcgagctaagactcgaTCGgctatatttacatattttttaagaattagtaatttgcatatttatttattgatgggATAAAATGAATCCCTAGTCCATggtgaaaaaaaatggaaaaaggatacaagtaattaatgaataaaaatgtaaaaaatagtGAGAAAGTTCATCAtattgttttgaattgattaatatagAGTCTAGCTAGGTTGATCTAAAATGCTCTTCCTTAACATCCGGCTCATTTGAATAGCAATCATGGAAAATAGGAACATGCTAATTAGTGTCTATGAATTATGGggtttactattattattatatctaaaattgaattagctggtttaaaattttgatttattattacaaattaaaatatttctgcactaatgtttataattaaatgtttaactttaattaaattttatttaaattaaaattgatttttcgaaataatattaaaaattaaaacattctttgGACGAGTGTCGAAAGAAACGGATTGTGCATGTGCAAACGACCGCAAATGaagaaaatttcaatatttacattttggtAGAATTTGAAGCCGTGCTCTATAACATATAGGGCATTTATGAGCAACTACACTTTCATTGTCGACCTCTTTAATTTTGGAATGAATGccactttaaaattttctctccAAGGAGTTGAAAATCCCTTAGcagtattaaattatttttttatatatattttatgtctATTTTACAATACATGTTTAGGGTTTGAGATTGTCTCtcttaataatatcattttcaaagttCGTATCCCGTTCTTCCATTAAAAATGCAATGTAACTTATTATTATACCCAAcatttttaatactaattaaacGAGGATTCTATTAATTGTGCCCATAGACACTAGTTAAgaaatacttttattatatttataagaattaaatataaaataattaagtatatgctatgttttataaatatcacatttaACTAATACCAGTAAgcattaataaatattttcattaaaatgatattGATAAGCATTATTAAATATCAACATGTGGTCGGGTACGATGGTAAGacacattatatttttaatgaaagtaTGAATGTTCAAACCTTAGAAAGAACATTGTTAGGAGAAATAATCACGGATCTTAAATATGAACCATAAAATagacatagaaaataaaaaataataagtattattaaattagattataatAATGCATTGATTATTCCAATATTCTTGGATCAATCTACAAAATTACATAGAAAATTAGATTGTGTTCATTAGATTACATGCCTATGTCTgccaattaattataattaaatttaggaTAAACTACATAGATAATCTgtcaactataaaaaaattcattttaggcaCTTAAGATGAAAAAGTTGTAATTTAAGCACTCACTTTGTATAGTTTagtcattttggtcactttggTTAAATGCAgttaaaaaattagtataataataaatttagctcttaacttttacatattatatcaatttagttataatcttaaaaattaactcttaaaatttataaatattctcaatttgatcctaattttaaaaaataaaatatatatatatatataaatacataagaattaaattaaataaaaatctccAGCGTCTCCCTTCCCCACCGGACCTGTCCCCCTCCCCACCATCGTTCCTCTCCCTCTCTATTGCTACAAATTAAGGATTAGCATTTGCAAATAAATCCAGAAGGGCAGGTTACAAGAGAGAGCCAAATATAAGCAAATCAAATTGCAGCTATAGAAGGAGAAAAACCAATACAAGTCATGCATCTATGTTAGTATAGCAGTCATAAAGACtgtatttttcataaattctaAGTGGTTACTGGTTACTGGTTACTAACGTGCATGACAGCGTAGATATCGTACCTAATGACAAAGACATCGCGAAACTCTTCTTCCATGCTTCCAACCATATATTTGTGGAAAGGAAGTTTAGTTAGAGCCTTAGAGGTAAGCTGAAGAGATGATATACATTTAGTTCCACCTCTTGCTGCAAATTAAGGATTAGCAGTAGAGAGGGAGAGGGAAGGGGGTGAAGggatttttattctattaaatattattataaaatttaaatctcttattatgtatttttatatatactttttttagaattaggataaATTGagaacatttataaattttgaaggttaattttttaaaattctgactaaattgatataatacataaaagttgaaggctaaatttattattataccaattttttaACTGTCAAAATTACGGATCATGGATATTTAAATTGAGAATATTTTACTTTGGGTGCCTGAAAAGAGAACccttacattaaaaaaaacataaatttaagtGCATAGTGTATATTTTAGCAATGGCCCTTTGGTAATTCAAACCTTTCGTCAAACACCTGTTGGGTCGTGTTACGTAAACATAGCAGCTCTATATTCTATCTCTGTCAAACCGaggaatgtttttttttttaagattatgcatttaaaatttataaaaaagatgaaaaaaaaaacagtaacaTAACAATGGTAgagagaggaaaagaaattgaatctcCATTCTccactgtttttttttttctttttcttcttttataaaaaaagtatcaaaatttttGCAAGGCAAAACCATCCAAAATTGATCCAAGAACAGTGAGATACTATACTACAAGTCCCCATTACTTCACAGCCtgtaagcaaaaaaaaaacaccttgAAAATCCGTGAGAAAGCCGACAATTTCAAGATAATTCCAAGCATCCCATGTGGGattcttccttttcttcctCTCATCAACTCTCTCTTTGTTATTGTGTCACCACTTAGTAgttcttctttgttttcttttttctgtaattttttcccctcattttctcttcctttttttagTGTAAGAGTCACTTTAACCAGAGCCAAAACCCAGTTCGAATATGTGGGAATCAGAGACTGAATCTGTCAGAGGTAGAGAGTATGGCAATGGTGTTCTTAGCTCCAACAAACATGGTGTCAAAACTGATGGGTTTGAACTTAGAGGCCAGTCCTGGTATATTTATGTTCATGGACCTTACTTAACTttctgggtttttctttttgtttctaggtttacatttattttgtttgcagGTATGTTGCTACTGATATTCCAAGTGACCTTTTAGTTCAAGTTGGAGATGTCAATTTTCACTTGCACAAGGTAGCTGTTTatctaaaacttcaaaaaaaaatttaaagctctaaaaccataaatttcttctcacttatttttattttcccgGGAAAGTATCCTATGCTTTCTCGAAGTGGAAAAGTGAATAGGCTTATATATGAATCAAACAACCACccagatttaaacaaaattgCTTTGGAAGATCTCCCTGGTGGACCCGAAGCATTTGAGTTAGCAGCTAAATTCTGCTATGGGATTGCAGTGGATTTAACAGCAGGGAACATATCTGGTTTACGATGTGCTGCAGAGTACCTTGAAATGACAGAGGATTTGGACGAAGGTAACCTTATATTCAAAACCGAAGCGTTTTTAAGCTATGTGGTGTTATCTTCATGGAGGGATTCGATACTAGTGTTGAAAAGCTGTGAGAAACTGTCGCCATGGGCGGAGAACCTTCAAATTGTGCGGCGCTGCAGTGAGTCTATAGCTTGGAAGGCTTGTGCTAATCCGAAAGGGATTAAGTGGGCGTATACTGGGAAACCAAGTAAGGTTTCGAGTCCGAAATGGAATGATTTGAAGGATTCTAGCCCCAGTAGGAGTCAACCTGTGCCTCCAGATTGGTGGTTCGAGGACGTTTCGATCCTTAGGACCGATCATTTCGTGAGGGTTATTACGGCGATCAAGGTGAAGGGTATGCGGTTCGAGTTGATCGGGGCATCGATCATGCATTACGCGGCGAAATGGCTTCCAGGGTTGATAAAAGATGGTCAGGGTCAGGGGCCAGCGGATGATATGAGTATTAGTACCAATAGTAATAGTAGTGGCGGTACTGGTAGTAGTAGTTGGAAAGGCGGACTACATATGATTGTAGCCGGGACGAAGGACGATACTCCATCGATTCAGGCTAAAGATCAACGGATGATCATCGAGAGCCTGATTAGCATAATCCCGCCGCAGAAAGACAGCGTTTCCTGCAGTTTCTTACTTCGGCTTTTGCGGATGGCTAACATGTTGAAAGTGGCACCAGCTTTGGTAACCGAATTGGAGAAACGAGTCGGGATGCAGTTTGAACAAGCTACTCTGGCGGATCTTCTCATTCCTTCTTACAATAAAAGTGAAACCATGTACGATGTGGACCTTGTTCAGAGACTATTGGAACATTTCCTTGTTCAAGAACAGACGGAAAGTTCGAGCCCGAGTAGACCGCCTTTTTCGGACAAACACATGTATGAAGGAACACAAAGGAGCAATAATCCGAATGCCAAGATGAGAGTTGCCAGGCTTGTTGATAGTTATCTTACGGAAGTTTCGAGAGATCGAAACCTGTCATTGACAAAGTTTCAGGTACTGGCTGAAGCTTTGCCGGAATCTGCAAGGACCTGCGATGACGGACTTTATCGAGCTATCGATTCCTATCTTAAGGTAACCTCTTTATCCACATATTGCAAATGGTGGTATCATTGAGATCAAATGGGGTAACAAAATTCAATTGCAGGCACATCCGACACTCTCCGAACATGAAAGGAAGCGACTCTGCCGTGTCATGGACTGCCAAAAGCTCTCGATCGATGCCTGCATGCATGCTGCACAAAATGAACGGCTCCCCCTGCGAATCGTGGTACAAGTTCTCTTCTCGGAGCAAGTGAAAATAAGCAATGCATTGGCCAACAGCACACTCAAAGACCCTGCGGAAACTCAATACCAACCATTGATACCGAACCACAAGACATTACTCGAAGCAACGCCGTTATCGTTCCAAGAAGGATGGGCAGCCGCTAAGAAGGACATCAACACACTCAAGTTCGAGCTCGAGAGCGTCAAGGCCAAGTACCTCGAGCTCCAAAACGACATGGAGAACTTACAACGACAATTCGAAAAGATGTCGAAGCAAAAACAAACATCGGCATGGACAAGCGGATGGAAGAAACTGAGCAAACTCACCAAGATGACAGCCGTGGAAAACCACGACATCGGACCTCAAATTTCGACGGCGGCAGAACAGACTCGAAAGACGCCGAGAAGATGGAGAAATTCGATTTCGTAAAAGAGGTGCCTTAAAACTCTACATTTCCCATCAAGTGTTAGCCTTCCCTCTTATTTTGTCTTGAAATTTTTGAGGAAATTGCAGTGTTGATGTTTTACAGTGATTAccatgataaaaaagaaaaagaaaaagaaaaagccacCACCATGAAAATAACTTCAAATTGtcattcaaaatttgtttgtgtttctatGTGATTTTGTTTGATGTGTTCATTCTTCTGTAAttcccaatttagtcccaatGCCTGCCAAATCAAATATGCTAATGGAACAGGGCACATAGATATTGTTAAATCTATCACCGCTCTTGAGGTTTATTGCATAATATATTGTTGcttttaagataaatattaaatatcaaatgtgaaatattttattgaattagtaAATAAACCGTAAATAGAATGTACTAAACTTCTTTAACAAAGTCCGACAAAGCCCAAGAAAGCCACAAACCCAGATGCATAAGTAAAGAAAGCAATAGAATATCTTGAAAGACTAGTAACGGAGAGAAGGGGTCCATTGCTTGAATCAACCCTTTCGcctaaatagaaacaaaaagagCACCAACACAATTTCTATGCCTTC of Gossypium raimondii isolate GPD5lz chromosome 3, ASM2569854v1, whole genome shotgun sequence contains these proteins:
- the LOC105795105 gene encoding root phototropism protein 3 gives rise to the protein MWESETESVRGREYGNGVLSSNKHGVKTDGFELRGQSWYVATDIPSDLLVQVGDVNFHLHKYPMLSRSGKVNRLIYESNNHPDLNKIALEDLPGGPEAFELAAKFCYGIAVDLTAGNISGLRCAAEYLEMTEDLDEGNLIFKTEAFLSYVVLSSWRDSILVLKSCEKLSPWAENLQIVRRCSESIAWKACANPKGIKWAYTGKPSKVSSPKWNDLKDSSPSRSQPVPPDWWFEDVSILRTDHFVRVITAIKVKGMRFELIGASIMHYAAKWLPGLIKDGQGQGPADDMSISTNSNSSGGTGSSSWKGGLHMIVAGTKDDTPSIQAKDQRMIIESLISIIPPQKDSVSCSFLLRLLRMANMLKVAPALVTELEKRVGMQFEQATLADLLIPSYNKSETMYDVDLVQRLLEHFLVQEQTESSSPSRPPFSDKHMYEGTQRSNNPNAKMRVARLVDSYLTEVSRDRNLSLTKFQVLAEALPESARTCDDGLYRAIDSYLKAHPTLSEHERKRLCRVMDCQKLSIDACMHAAQNERLPLRIVVQVLFSEQVKISNALANSTLKDPAETQYQPLIPNHKTLLEATPLSFQEGWAAAKKDINTLKFELESVKAKYLELQNDMENLQRQFEKMSKQKQTSAWTSGWKKLSKLTKMTAVENHDIGPQISTAAEQTRKTPRRWRNSIS